The proteins below are encoded in one region of Aspergillus nidulans FGSC A4 chromosome III:
- a CDS encoding protein ipi1 (transcript_id=CADANIAT00006377), whose amino-acid sequence MGASTKRKKEKQKDFQKPKLKVGKAKAKPDNFTDTSFKSKAITLNQQSLTLTAPSANTQFSHHLSLLSSKSDSQRRDSLAHLTTTLTSQPTHLPPPQPVSVILPSLLPLILDSNASVRANLLKLLRALPQHDVKDHVGTLMPYIRAGMTHLAAEVRVSSVEVLGWLVSIAGDEVVGVAGGWVKTLNCFLSVLGWHVAAKSKWTSLATSTSTSASGSGNGTGSSTSGKASYGKAGAKGRPQVRFLTILADFLDAGIGSSGSQSMDTTADSASESENQYCTFPITTFASHLIPSNFASPYLTLNLFGTPRDEEGEMYETREDRWRVFVARGFLGAVERGLETARGEGGEVGRVSALAAKVLRNARDDLEGDGFGDEL is encoded by the exons ATGGGCGCCAGCaccaagagaaagaaggagaaacagAAGGACTTCCAG AAACCAAAGTTGAAGGTCGGCAAGGCAAAGGCCAAGCCTGACAATTTTACAGATACAAGTTTCAAGTCGAAAG CAATAACCCTGAACCAACAATCTCTAACCCTAACCGCCCCATCCGCAAACACCCAGTTCAGCCACCACCTATCTCTGCTCTCCTCAAAATCAGACTCTCAGCGCCGCGACTCCCTTGCACACCTAACAACGACTCTCACCAGCCAACCTACCCACCTCCCACCCCCGCAACCAGTAAGTGTGATCCTACcgtctctccttcccctcatccTAGACTCCAATGCCTCAGTCCGCGCAAATCTGCTTAAGCTCCTCCGTGCACTCCCGCAACATGACGTAAAAGACCATGTGGGAACACTCATGCCGTATATAAGAGCCGGTATGACGCACTTGGCGGCTGAGGTGAGGGTCTCTAGCGTTGAGGTTTTGGGCTGGCTCGTCTCTATTGCGGGGGATGAAGTCGTCGGCGTTGCGGGGGGGTGGGTGAAGACGTTGAATTGTTTCTTGAGCGTGCTGGGGTGGCATGTTGCTGCGAAGAGCAAGTGGACCTCGCTGGCGACCTCAACTTCAACATCCGCGTCAGGTTCTGGCAATGGTACAGGATCAAGCACAAGCGGAAAAGCAAGTTACGGCAAAGCCGGCGCAAAGGGTCGGCCGCAGGTCCGTTTCCTAACAATCCTAGCGGACTTTCTTGATGCTGGTATCGGGTCTTCCGGTTCCCAATCCATGGACACAACCGCCGACTCTGCTTCCGAGTCTGAAAACCAATACTGCACTTTTCCCATAACGACATTCGCCTCACACCTGATACCCAGCAACTTCGCATCGCCGTATCTAACGCTGAATCTGTTCGGGACACCGCGCGATGAGGAAGGCGAGATGTACGAGACGCGCGAAGACCGGTGGCGCGTGTTTGTGGCGCGCGGGTTTCTGGGCGCTGTGGAACGCGGTCTTGAGACGGCTaggggagagggaggagaggttGGACGGGTTAGTGCGCTTGCTGCGAAGGTGCTTAGAAATGCGAGGGACGACTTGGAGGGGGATGGTTTTGGGGATGAGTTATAG
- the areA gene encoding nitrogen-responsive transcriptional regulator areA (transcript_id=CADANIAT00006378), producing MSGLTLGGGSGRVRPTQAAAAFPTSHDFADPDRSSVARNANRPSRRFAAPPQLSDDFSLESPTDSAQVHDNLLQDALFPEWKANSPRGVDSPDEMQKKDPLATQIWKLYSRTKAQLPNQERMENLTWRMMALSLRRQERERAQQQARASSQKSPVPGMSGIAQLRLSDRVSNTPTTTADTVSDAMNLDDFIIPFSPSDHPSPSTTKASEATTGAIPIKARRDQSASEATPVPASFPHPAQDQRRESEFGYVPRRVRKTSIDERQFFNLQIPSRKRPAESSPHVPPVSTSMLAHDPDFSHAVPEYTLDTSHGLSLQNQMNAQQLANAQNHTSPNMAFALDTFNLGDDPILPSAGPYQQQFTFSPSESPMTSGNPFANLYAQTPIASSLNSTDFFSPPPSGYQSTASTPQPAYDGEHSKYFDMPVDARSQRRVVPAYITQRSSNLSASLQPRYMYNQGGSSQDITQQNAHMGAQSSSMQSPGFSIPQHVDPTQVLNPNEFNGNHAAMFSFGADSDVEDDDGNQFSAGGLAMPAEFGDDSISDMNSNMAWETSYPNSFQSLPAFAAQHRKHVTIGSADMMDTPSEWNQGGSLGRTHESAASVSEVRNRDQDPRRQKIARTSSTPNTAQLLRQSMQNQSSHTSPNTPPESGLNSAAPSRPASPGGTKNGEQNGPTTCTNCFTQTTPLWRRNPEGQPLCNACGLFLKLHGVVRPLSLKTDVIKKRNRNSANSLAVGSSRVSKKSARKNSVQQVTPTAPTSSRAQSNTTSESPPAMPGSSGRGSGVVPIAAAPPKSSSAATTSPGTNNGCGAVQVAPKRQRRLEKASDVDMAESPSSTSSGGRSKVVPLAPAMPPAAVNPANHSIAAGQGASQEWEWLTMSL from the exons ATGTCTGGGTTGACTCTCGGGGGTGGTTCTGGCCGTGTGCGACCGACACAAGCCGCTGCCGCTTTTCCCACCTCGCATGATTTCGCCGACCCTGATCGCTCGTCCGTCGCCCGCAATGCCAACCGGCCCTCCCGCCGTTTCGCTGCACCTCCGCAGCTGTCCGACGACTTCTCGCTCGAGTCACCCACTGATTCCGCTCAAGTTCACGACAACCTCCTCCAGGACGCTTTATTCCCCGAATGGAAGGCCAATTCTCCTCGAGGGGTCGACAGCCCTGAtgagatgcagaagaaggatCCGTTAGCGACTCAAATATGGAAGCTCTATTCTAGAACGAAAGCTCAGTTGCCCAACCAAGAGCGCATGGAAAATTTGACCTGGCGGATGATGGCTCTGAGTCTGAGGCGTCAGGAAAGAGAGCGCgcccagcagcaagcccG TGCCTCCAGCCAAAAGAGTCCTGTTCCTGGCATGAGTGGCATCGCTCAGCTCCGTCTGTCTGATCGTGTTTCCAATACCCCGACCACAACTGCAGATACTGTCTCAGATGCTATGAACCTTGacgacttcatcatccctTTCTCTCCGTCTGACCACCCATCTCCCTCCACAACGAAAGCCTCCGAAGCCACTACTGGTGCTATACCTATCAAAGCCCGCAGGGATCAGTCCGCGTCGGAAGCCACCCCAGTACCTGCATCTTTCCCTCACCCGGCCCAGGATCAGCGGAGGGAGAGTGAGTTCGGATACGTACCGCGTAGAGTGCGCAAGACGAGCATCGATGAGCGTCAATTCTTCAACCTGCAGATTCCGTCCCGCAAGCGGCCGGCCGAGTCCTCGCCTCACGTACCGCCTGTGTCCACCAGCATGCTAGCTCATGACCCGGATTTCTCACATGCTGTACCGGAGTATACCTTGGATACTTCGCATGGACTGTCTCTACAGAATCAGATGAACGCTCAGCAGCTCGCCAATGCTCAGAACCACACCTCCCCCAATATGGCGTTCGCTCTGGATACTTTCAACCTGGGCGACGATCCTATCCTTCCATCTGCTGGTCCTTACCAGCAGCAATTCACTTTCTCGCCCAGCGAGTCACCGATGACCAGCGGTAACCCGTTTGCCAACCTCTACGCTCAGACTCCGATTGCCTCTTCACTCAACTCAACCgacttcttctctcctccgccgtccGGCTATCAGTCGACTGCTTCGACTCCTCAGCCTGCGTATGATGGCGAACACTCCAAGTATTTTGATATGCCCGTCGACGCGCGGTCGCAACGCCGGGTTGTTCCCGCTTACATTACTCAGCGATCATCGAATTTGTCTGCCTCGCTGCAACCTCGATATATGTACAACCAGGGTGGTTCGTCCCAGGATATTACACAGCAGAATGCCCATATGGGGGCCCAGTCTTCATCCATGCAATCCCCTGGCTTTTCTATCCCGCAGCATGTTGATCCAACGCAAGTGTTGAATCCGAACGAGTTTAACGGTAACCACGCCGCAATGTTCAGTTTCGGCGCCGACTcggatgttgaagatgacgatgggAACCAATTTTCGGCCGGAGGACTGGCAATGCCAGCCGAGTTCGGCGACGACAGTATCAGTGACATGAATAGCAACATGGCGTGGGAGACATCATATCCCAACTCTTTCCAGTCGCTGCCTGCTTTTGCTGCACAGCACCGAAAGCATGTTACCATCGGGTCTGCGGACATGATGGATACCCCGAGCGAGTGGAACCAGGGCGGAAGCCTAGGTCGAACTCACGAGTCGGCTGCGTCAGTCAGCGAGGTGCGCAATCGGGATCAAGACCCTCGACGGCAGAAGATCGCTCGCACCTCGTCCACTCCAAACACAGCCCAACTACTACGCCAGAGCATGCAGAACCAATCGTCCCACACGTCTCCCAACACTCCGCCCGAGTCGGGTCTAAACAGCGCTGCTCCATCGCGGCCCGCCAGTCCAGGCGGGACCAAGAACGGAGAGCAGAATGGTCCCACCACCTGCACGAACTGCTTTACGCAGACCACACCGCTGTGGCGGCGTAACCCTGAAGGTCAGCCGCTGTGCAACGCCTGCGGTTTGTTTTTGAAGTTGCACGGCGTGGTGCGCCCACTGTCGCTCAAGACCGATGTGATCAAGAAGCGTAACCGCAACAGCGCCAATAGCCTTGCCGTTGGCTCTTCACGGGTATCCAAAAAGTCAGCCCGCAAGAACTCGGTTCAGCAGGTAACTCCGACTGCGCCTACCTCGAGCCGGGCCCAAAGCAATACGACATCCGAGTCTCCCCCAGCAATGCCGGGTAGCTCCGGCCGAGGCTCTGGAGTCGTTCCTATTGCGGCTGCCCCGCCTAAATCTAGCTCAGCGGCGACTACGTCTCCGGGCACAAACAACGGTTGTGGTGCGGTACAGGTGGCTCCTAAACGTCAGCGTAGGCTGGAAAAGGCCTCTGATGTTGATATGGCGGAAAGCCCGTCCAGTACCTCGTCCGGTGGACGATCCAAGGTTGTTCCATTGGCGCCGGCTATGCCTCCAGCGGCCGTCAACCCAGCCAACCACAGTATCGCTGCTGGTCAGGGCGCAAGCCAGGAATGGGAGTGGTTGACGATGAGTTTGTAG
- a CDS encoding putative C6 finger domain protein (transcript_id=CADANIAT00006379): MTTAVECMTSITVSQTAVMDPSADKKRNKLGYHRTSVACVHCRRRKIRCLVAADDAQGRCENCIRLRKECQFFPVDQQPPIEKKSRPNSRIETISNDPSTASSSPPTVSGDQTDAYYHYQHMPLSAGQDVAAFNAAPYANPMAQFAPGGYHQMESGSSVSPLTRYGTGVDATSTPNPMDPSVPWDEFTTLPSDPQLLATMSAAGKPMVSVNMPHQAHVWSQPATPIAAMPPNTQLPGAPTVPSQPQPLSPSSPYTVQPDGSVSVWQMAQTPTRSMTFPAQPNMPAQYPSPGGFAQPMPADLKRRVTSPGQGYPMHPQSPPADLQGTSVPVTYAAQPTGIGYPGWQDMSGVTPVNMVPYPVYTDAQQAQAVYGSPLMGPGAGHGHPGQHQ; the protein is encoded by the exons ATGACTACGGCTGTTGAGTGCATGACATCGATCACCGTCTCTCAGACCGCCGTCATGGATCCCTCCGCCGACAAGAAGCGCAACAAGCTGGGATACCATCGCACCTCTGTCGCATGCG TCCACTGTCGACGGCGCAAGATCCGGTGTCTTGTTGCCGCAGACGACGCCCAGGGCCGATGCGAAAACTGCATCCGTCTGCGCAAAGAGTGCCAGTTCTTCCCGGTGGACCAACAACCGCCGATCGAGAAGAAATCCCGTCCCAATTCCCGCATCGAAACGATCTCGAATGATCCGtcgacggcttcgtcgtcgcctCCGACTGTCTCGGGAGACCAGACAGACGCTTACTACCACTACCAGCATATGCCCTTGAGCGCCGGCCAAGACGTCGCGGCGTTCAACGCCGCGCCGTATGCGAATCCAATGGCTCAATTCGCGCCAGGTGGGTATCATCAGATGGAATCAGGGTCAAGTGTCTCGCCACTGACGAGGTACGGCACAGGTGTAGATGCGACATCGACCCCCAATCCGATGGACCCATCCGTCCCCTGGGACGAGTTCACTACGTTGCCCTCAGACCCGCAGCTGCTGGCGACGATGTCTGCCGCGGGGAAGCCCATGGTCAGCGTCAACATGCCTCACCAAGCTCATGTCTGGAGCCAGCCTGCGACCCCGATCGCCGCAATGCCACCTAATACACAGCTCCCAGGCGCGCCCACCGTGCCCTCACAACCACAGCCTTTGAGCCCGTCATCGCCCTACACAGTGCAGCCCGACGGCTCCGTCTCGGTCTGGCAAATGGCGCAGACTCCCACTCGATCGATGACGTTCCCTGCCCAGCCGAACATGCCCGCGCAGTATCCCAGTCCCGGCGGCTTCGCACAACCCATGCCGGCCGACCTCAAGCGGCGAGTGACCAGTCCCGGTCAAGGGTACCCTATGCACCCGCAGAGCCCGCCGGCCGACCTCCAGGGCACATCGGTTCCGGTTACATATGCCGCGCAGCCGACAGGTATAGGATACCCCGGGTGGCAGGATATGAGTGGCGTAACACCGGTGAATATGGTCCCATACCCGGTATACACAGACGCACAGCAAGCACAGGCCGTGTACGGCAGCCCTCTGATGGGGCCTGGCGCTGGACATGGACACCCGGGGCAACATCAATAA
- a CDS encoding uncharacterized protein (transcript_id=CADANIAT00006380) codes for MDKIDQGSFRGLQAELSMMNAVYLLEEAKADKPEPTIVDCSHGFSTKDTADLSESVSLGPGRTPPALLGEDTPALAASRTGHRKNAGYTGLTAFLLTTSYFTTSRELKSRGKHARQQKLLDRRSPASRSRAVAFRLWTVTSAFAFRGHWEGAGSVSSRSVLGQSEIRDHLESAQKWSYAVIMHLPVGVSSNSSMGEWG; via the exons ATGGACAAGATCGACCAAGGCTCATTTCGGGGACTGCAAGCGGAGCTCAGTATGATGAACGCCGTTTACCTACTCGAAGAGGCGAAGGCTGACAAACCTGAACCCACAATAGTGGACTGTTCCCACGGCTTCTCCACAAAGGATACTGCCGA TCTGTCCGAGTCAGTCAGTCTAGGGCCCGGCAGGACGC CTCCCGCGCTCCTCGGGGAGGACACGCCTGCACTTGCTGCTTCCAGAACGGGACATCGGAAAAATGCCGGTTATACCGGGCTTACTGCTTTCCTGCTTACTACTTCCTACTTCACTACTTCACGCGAGCTGAAGAGTCGTGGCAAACACGCCAGACAGCAGAAACTGCTGGATCGCCGttcaccagcatccagaTCTCGCGCCGTTGCGTTTCGACTATGGACGGTCACATCGGCTTTCGCCTTTCGGGGCCATTGGGAGGGTGCGGGTTCAGTTTCTTCACGTAGCGTACTAGGACAGTCTGAAATACGCGATCATCTAGAATCTGCGCAAAAGTGGAGTTATGCAGTTATTATGCATTTGCCTGTCGGGGTTAGTTCGAACTCCAGTATGGGAGAATGGGGATGA
- a CDS encoding dienelactone hydrolase family protein (transcript_id=CADANIAT00006381) yields MSGVSKACCSIPPIVAKGYQPKGEYKTINGLKTYVTGPSDATKAILVVYDIFGFFPQTLQGADILATSSKQKYRIFMPDFFEGEPADITWFPPSNEDQKNKLGNFFQTKAAPPKTLSKIPGVVSEANSYAPSGGAFESWSILGYCWGGKITVLSSGSENKTFKAAVQCHPAMLDPNDAKGVNIPMALLASKDEKPDDVSQFGANLKVDHYVETFPTQIHGWMAARSQLEDEQVRKEYERGYQTALDFLAKHA; encoded by the exons ATGTCCGGTGTTAGCAAGGCCTGCTGCTC CATCCCCCCGATCGTTGCCAAAGGCTACCAGCCCAAGGGCGAATACAAGACCATCAATGGCCTCAAGACAT ACGTGACCGGCCCTTCAGATGCCACTAAggccatcctcgtcgtctaCG ACatctttggcttcttcccTCAAACCCTTCAGGGCGCCGATATCCTCGCTACCTCGTCGAAACAGAAATACCGCATCTTCATGCCCGACTTCTTTGAGGGCGAGCCCGCAGATATCACCTGGTTCCCGCCCTCCAACGAAGACCAGAAGAACAAGCTCGGCAACTTCTTCCAGACAAAGGCGGCGCCTCCCAAGACCCTCTCCAAGATCCCCGGCGTCGTCTCGGAAGCAAACTCCTACGCCCCCTCTGGTGGCGCCTTCGAATCATGGAGCATCCTGGGCTACTGCTGGGGCGGCAAGATCACCGTTCTCTCGTCGGGTTCCGAGAACAAGACGTTCAAGGCCGCTGTGCAGTGTCACCCTGCCATGCTGGACCCTAACGATGCCAAGGGCGTGAACATCCCCATGGCGCTGTTGGCGTCTAAGGACGAAAAGCCCGACGACGTCAGCCAGTTCGGCGCGAACTTGAAGGTCGATCACTATGTCGAGACTTTCCCGACGCAGATCCACGGCTGGATGGCCGCCAGAAGTCAGTTGGAGGATGAGCAGGTGCGGAAGGAGTATGAGAGGGGATACCAGACCGCGTTGGACTTTTTGGCAAAGCATGCCTAG
- a CDS encoding putative C2H2 finger domain protein (transcript_id=CADANIAT00006382) codes for MLNFGGLRMPAQLRTKQPTNNGPATRHHWPSTAVDGRRPAVDQPATRQRCAADGYNEYPQQGSDNGRQSLTDQGRAVSEPRPSPCSSRFFFLLLRLLFRFFAFFAHCPFRVARFPFFTPALARPRPHQTQSSDSDAGLLSYLTARWSAAFAFRLLPSAFCFLLIFLLCSLCSLLLLVPARACSCFALALLFLLLFAPLLCSLLPPLCFAALLFGLLCLLSALSALSAVVHGRSDSLTDRSRHAFVLIALLSSLDRARDLLALDPPDLSGALSGNRLWLGDLAFPPTTLTGVPVSVLPVAATRDAAAANLATLAIPPGMGTGLEVQQPLSARRPGAPPLPTFELPAPTFTAAPGKNPAQAHPQAHPLPYSLHHPHLPPPNPTVIASQPEPPTTSTAAAATAATTTAATAVTSSPESTSYWATGSYSGSAGTGRQPWTPNLGSSYSNRDPFSPSFNPSLHRNPATSTPGADPIPSAYDMNQLPPFQQQLGGAATAPGPVAHLAHSHPVINPHPSVPSNDPYMAKSSSAPAYGAVLSSPPGYQYPPAAPSGPPPPLAMHHPPRVASNPPPPPPPPPTHLSYPHQRQPWPSYSLPAMTGPVMSNVHSPGGQMSLMGPPQSGLLPGFNSGLVASMQQMYGGHPPHAMHGMGVGVGVGVGPTNDRPFKCDKCGQSFNRNHDLKRHSRIHLAVKPYPCHSCDKQFSRKDALKRHQLVKGCKDANEQEKSVKVESGEH; via the exons ATGCTCAACTTTGGGGGTCTCAGAATGCCTGCTCAGCTCCGGACAAAGCAACCAACCAACAACGGGCCAGCGACTCGCCATCACTGGCCATCGacggccgtcgacggccgtCGACCAGCCGTCGACCAGCCAGCAACCCGCCAGCGCTGCGCTGCTGACGGGTACAACGAGTATCCCCAACAAGGTTCAGACAACGGCCGACAGAGTTTGACCGATCAAGGTCGCGCAGTCAG CGAACCCCGTCCGTCGCCCTGCTCctctcgtttctttttccttcttttgcGACTCCTTTTTCGCTTTTTCGCCTTTTTCGCCCATTGCCCATTTCGCGTTGCTCGTTTTCCATTTTTCACCCCCGCGTTGGCCAGACCCAGACCGCACCAGACTCAatcctcagactcagacGCCGGTCTCCTCTCGTATCTGACCGCTCGCTGGTCTGCTGCTTTTGCCTTTCGCCTTCTGCCttctgccttctgctttctgCTAATCTTTCtgctttgctctctttgctCTCTGCTCTTGCTCGTGCCTGCTCGTGCCTGCTCGTGCTTTGCTCTTGCTCTGCTCTttctgctgctctttgcTCCCCTGCTCTGCTCCCTACTCCCTCCCCTCTGCTTCGCTGCTCTGCTCTTTGGCTTGCTCTGTCTGCTGTCTGCTCTATCTGCTCTGTCTGCCGTCGTCCATGGGCGATCTGACTCTCTGACCGACCGATCTCGCCATGCCTTTGTCCTGATCGCCCTCCTGTCATCACTGG ATCGCGCTcgcgatctcctcgccctggATCCTCCTGACCTCTCTGGCGCCCTCTCTGGGAACCGACTCTGGCTGGGCGACCTTGCCTTTCCCCCCACCACGCTCACCGGCGTCCCCGTCTCGGTCCTGCCCGTCGCGGCCACTCGAGACGCGGCCGCTGCAAACCTGGCGACCCTTGCGATCCCCCCGGGCATGGGGACGGGCCTCGAGGTCCAGCAACCGTTGAGCGCGCGACGGCCCGGCGCTCCTCCACTGCCGACCTTTGAGCTGCCTGCGCCGACGTTCACTGCGGCGCCGGGTAAGAACCCGGCGCAGGCGCATCCGCAGGCGCATCCGCTGCCGTACTCGCTGCACCATCCgcatctccctcctcccaatCCGACGGTCATTGCATCCCAGCCGGAACCCCCAACAACATCtacagcagcagcggccacAGCAGCGACCACGACCGCCGCTACCGCTGTCACCTCGTCGCCGGAATCCACATCGTACTGGGCCACCGGCTCATATAGTGGGAGCGCTGGGACCGGCCGGCAACCCTGGACACCCAACCTGGGCTCGTCATATTCAAATCGAGATCCcttctcgccttctttcaaCCCGTCTCTCCATCGTAACCCGGCGACCTCGACCCCCGGCGCCGACCCGATCCCTTCAGCATACGATATGAACCAACTCCCTCcgtttcagcagcagctgggaggagcagcaacagcaccggGACCAGTTGCGCATCTGgcccacagccatccagtGATAAATCCGCACCCGTCCGTCCCGTCGAACGATCCATATATGGCCAAGTCCAGCTCAGCACCGGCCTATGGAGCCGTCCTCTCCAGCCCACCGGGCTACCAATACCCGCCGGCTGCGCCATCAGGACCACCGCCACCGCTCGCCATGCATCATCCGCCCCGAGTCGCGTCGaatcctccgcctcctccaccgccgccaccaacACACCTTTCCTATCcccaccagcgccagccctgGCCGTCATATAGCCTTCCGGCGATGACCGGCCCTGTCATGTCCAATGTCCACAGCCCCGGCGGACAGATGTCGCTGATGGGCCCGCCGCAGTCCGGACTTCTGCCGGGCTTCAATAGCGGGTTGGTGGCTAGCATGCAGCAGATGTACGGCGGGCATCCGCCGCACGCGATGCACGGAATGGGCGTGGGTGTAGGCGTGGGCGTAGGCCCAACCAACGACCGCCCGTTTAAGTGCGACAAGTGCGGGCAGAGTTTCAACCGGAATCACGACCTGAAGCGACACAGCCGGATCCATCTTGCTGTCAAGCCGTATCCCTGTCATAGCTGCGACAAGCAGTTTTCGCGAAAGGATGCGTTGAAG CGCCATCAATTGGTTAAGGGTTGTAAGGACGCGAACGAGCAGGAGAAATCGGTCAAGGTTGAGAGCGGCGAGCATTAA
- a CDS encoding uncharacterized protein (transcript_id=CADANIAT00006383) — MLPLLAAALLTIGEASARYTANLPAKLTPGPVTADYITASLDQSDLDSPKLSHSNASTFDWWHFDAIALENTNASVAITFSNGGPAGFPLSYPPTNSSLPGNGTGAAEAHLQEEQEDHAIWAHLWITFPDGRKFHHSQRADSARLHGSGDSSVAIWHGVGGWMGSEEGYEVEIGMQQPEKKVNVTGRISMERITPPHSLCSDAANFSTNLALGDQGLGWVGILPDAIAHVDVSVNGEKLMFEGYGYHDKVCCLPLVPITTLAPHIPVHRIPLLIWSSKPFTSSTKSLTRGRAHLGLYSLLWLSYTPSNSSAQIVSSFLSRDGTTVSAGCEAGSVRINPGTEQTEGGPVSGFQIAFPGAQVSVATDMEESESNGGHVRWVGRARGVLEGNDEEGGAIFERFEY, encoded by the exons ATGCTACCCCTGCTGGCCGCCGCCCTCCTTACGATAGGAGAAGCGTCTGCACGCTACACAGCCAATCTTCCCGCAAAGCTTACTCCAGGTCCCGTAACGGCCGActacatcaccgccagccTCGACCAATCCGATCTGGACAGCCCCAAACTCAGTCACAGCAACGCCTCTACTTTCGACTGGTGGCACTTCGATGCCATCGCCCTCGAGAACACCAACGCCTCGGTGGCCATTACCTTCTCGAACGGCGGACCGGCCGGGTTTCCACTCTCTTACCCTCCGACCAACAGCTCTCTCCCCGGTAATGGTACCGGTGCGGCAGAGGCGCACTtgcaggaagagcaggaggacCACGCCATCTGGGCCCATCTTTGGATCACCTTTCCTGATGGAAGGAAGTTTCACCACTCGCAGCGTGCCGACTCCGCACGCCTCCACGGATCTGGCGACTCGTCTGTTGCTATTTGGCATGGCGTTGGCGGATGGATGGGGAGCGAGGAGGGGTACGAGGTTGAGATTGGGATGCAGCAGCCTGAAAAGAAGGTGAATGTTACGGGCCGGATCAGTATGGAGCGG ATCACGCCGCCGCACTCGCTCTGCTCCGATGCCGCAAACTTCAGCACGAATCTCGCTCTTGGTGACCAGGGACTCGGATGGGTGGGGATCCTCCCCGATGCAATTGCGCACGTCGACGTCAGCGTCAACGGTGAGAAACTGATGTTTGAGGGTTATGGGTATCATGATAAAGTCTGTTGCCTCCCCTTGGTCCCTATCACTACACTTGCTCCCCACATTCCAGTGCACAGGATTCCTCTGCTG ATATGGAGCTCCAAGCCCTTCACCTCATCGACGAAATCGCTGACCCGCGGCCGCGCGCATCTGGGGCTATACTCGCTGCTCTGGCTCTCTTACACGCCATCCAATTCCAGTGCGCAAATTGTCTCCTCGTTCCTCAGTCGTGATGGGACGACAGTGAGCGCTGGGTGTGAAGCGGGCTCTGTCCGAATCAACCCTGGCACTGAGCAGACCGAGGGCGGACCGGTCAGTGGGTTCCAGATTGCGTTCCCAGGGGCACAAGTTAGCGTTGCGACGGATATGGAAGAGAGTGAGAGCAATGGGGGCCATGTACGATGGGTCGGACGGGCGAGGGGAGTGCTGGAGGGgaatgatgaggagggtggTGCGATTTTCGAAAGGTTTGAGTATTAG